Proteins from a single region of Hydra vulgaris chromosome 12, alternate assembly HydraT2T_AEP:
- the LOC136088917 gene encoding uncharacterized protein LOC136088917 isoform X2, with product MEKQVLSFVKFSGDDNDLNLLEKTTLNGGEGIWITAETYDEVLVLIRNYETDTVSKFSCYTAAKNFGNIDSSAKHHRIRWEDDSISFNGTPFMVLGCKVLDCMHGKDRKVSFKEEYKMHLNEKKVLDHTFSKNYVMVQDTKKFNCSCQIKIKEIYQFPGFSITEDTKWRRVQSSKCFKDAKARNETVGKRILVFFPSENSHIGHFTGDNTVKGNSINEADLCLQHNL from the exons atggaaaaacaagTATTATCGTTTGTTAAGTTTTCCGGAGATGacaatgatttaaatttattagaaaaaacaacattGAATGGAGGAG AGGGAATTTGGATAACTGCAGAGACATACGACGAAGTACTTGTTTTGATCAGAAACTACGAAACTGATACTGTATCAAAATTTTCATGCTATACAGCTGCTAAAAACTTTGGCAATATAG ATTCTTCTGCAAAACACCACAGAATAAGATGGGAAGATGATTCAATATCATTTAATGGTACTCCCTTCATGGTTTTAGGCTGTAAAGTGCTTGATTGCATGCATGGCAAAGATAGGAAGGTCTCTTTTAAAGAAGAATATAAAATGCACTTAAATGAGaaaaag GTATTGGATCAcactttttccaaaaattatgtAATGGTCCAAGacaccaagaaatttaattgtagttgtcaaattaaaattaaagaaatttatcaGTTTCCAGGTTTTAGt ATTACCGAGGATACTAAATGGAGAAGGGTGCAATCttctaaatgttttaaagatgCTAAGGCAAGAAACGAAACTGTTGgaaaaagaattttagttttctttccTTCAGAAAATTCTCATATTGGTCACTTTACTGGAGAT AACACTGTCAAAGGGAACAGCATTAATGAAGCGGACCTTTGTTTGCAACATAACTTATAA
- the LOC136088917 gene encoding uncharacterized protein LOC136088917 isoform X1 has product MEKQVLSFVKFSGDDNDLNLLEKTTLNGGEGIWITAETYDEVLVLIRNYETDTVSKFSCYTAAKNFGNIDSSAKHHRIRWEDDSISFNGTPFMVLGCKVLDCMHGKDRKVSFKEEYKMHLNEKKVLDHTFSKNYVMVQDTKKFNCSCQIKIKEIYQFPGFSITEDTKWRRVQSSKCFKDAKARNETVGKRILVFFPSENSHIGHFTGDAAGISQPIDKRLKEEIFASSGFIKSVDEMRRRLEIIVNKEIFQNSLCPSRSNKRFFPSNKIICSYMLDAIQKNRHSNIDQECLIKKIEQYKVQNSGQRFFLRPKRITIKRETEVNETEAVKDDEYDDCNEIVVDASIESFLFVYQSKEMQNY; this is encoded by the exons atggaaaaacaagTATTATCGTTTGTTAAGTTTTCCGGAGATGacaatgatttaaatttattagaaaaaacaacattGAATGGAGGAG AGGGAATTTGGATAACTGCAGAGACATACGACGAAGTACTTGTTTTGATCAGAAACTACGAAACTGATACTGTATCAAAATTTTCATGCTATACAGCTGCTAAAAACTTTGGCAATATAG ATTCTTCTGCAAAACACCACAGAATAAGATGGGAAGATGATTCAATATCATTTAATGGTACTCCCTTCATGGTTTTAGGCTGTAAAGTGCTTGATTGCATGCATGGCAAAGATAGGAAGGTCTCTTTTAAAGAAGAATATAAAATGCACTTAAATGAGaaaaag GTATTGGATCAcactttttccaaaaattatgtAATGGTCCAAGacaccaagaaatttaattgtagttgtcaaattaaaattaaagaaatttatcaGTTTCCAGGTTTTAGt ATTACCGAGGATACTAAATGGAGAAGGGTGCAATCttctaaatgttttaaagatgCTAAGGCAAGAAACGAAACTGTTGgaaaaagaattttagttttctttccTTCAGAAAATTCTCATATTGGTCACTTTACTGGAGAT GCCGCAGGTATATCCCAGCCAATtgataaaagattaaaagaagaaatatttgCATCTTCTGGATTCATTAAAAGTGTAGATGAAATGCGGAGAAGATTAGAGATCattgttaataaagaaatattccAAAATAGTTTGTGTCCTAGCAGATCAAATAAAAGGTTCTTCccatctaataaaattatttgtagttATATGCTGGATGCAATACAAAAGAATCGGCATTCCAATATTGACCAAGAgtgtcttataaaaaaaatagagcaATATAAAGTTCAAAATTCTGGCCAAAGATTTTTTCTTCGACCAAAAAGAATAACAATCAAAC gTGAAACTGAGGTAAATGAGACAGAAGCTGTGAAAGATGATGAATATGATGATTGTAATGAGATTGTTGTAGATGCCtcaattgaaagttttttgtttgtttatcaaagtaaagaaatgcaaaattattga